From the Erythrolamprus reginae isolate rEryReg1 chromosome Z, rEryReg1.hap1, whole genome shotgun sequence genome, one window contains:
- the RPL14 gene encoding large ribosomal subunit protein eL14 isoform X1 has translation MHMRNITCCCQTTRPFYPVVQSLLYTACTSPRVERLSPASSSRVPAQLGYLETSGSCSFSFRESTRVAAIMVFKRYVEIGRVAYISFGPHAGKLVAVVDIIDQNRALVDGPCSGVRRQAMPFKCMQLTDFVLKFPHSARQKSVRVAWEKENINEKWKATRWAKKIEAREKKAKMTDFDRYKVMKAKKMRNRIIKHEVKRLQKAAIKKA, from the exons ATGCACATGCGTAATATTACTTGCTGTTGTCAGACAACACGACCCTTCTATCCAGTTGTCCAATCTTTGCTCTACACAGCCTGCACTTCGCCGCGAGTAGAGCGACTGAGTCCCGCCTCTTCCTCTCGTGTACCTGCGCAGTTGGGATATCTCGAGACATCCGGAAGCTGTTCTTTCTCTTTTCGCGAATCGACTCGTGTGGCAGCCATCATG GTTTTCAAGCGCTATGTTGAGATTGGCCGAGTTGCTTATATTTCATTTGGACCACATGCAGGGAAACTAGTTGCGGTAGTTGACATCATCGACCAAAACAGG GCTCTAGTTGATGGCCCTTGCAGTGGTGTCAGAAGGCAGGCTATGCCCTTCAAGTGCATGCAATTAACTGATTTTGTTCTGAAGTTTCCTCACAG TGCTCGTCAAAAAAGTGTGCGAGTTGCCtgggaaaaagaaaacattaatgaGAAGTGGAAGGCCACCAGATGGGCAAAAAAAATTGAGGCTAGGGAAAAG AAAGCCAAGATGACGGATTTTGATCGTTATAAGGTCATGAAAGCAAAGAAAATG AGAAATCGGATAATCAAACATGAAGTTAAGAGGCTTCAAAAGGCAGCTATCAAGAAAGCATAA
- the RPL14 gene encoding large ribosomal subunit protein eL14 isoform X2, which produces MVFKRYVEIGRVAYISFGPHAGKLVAVVDIIDQNRALVDGPCSGVRRQAMPFKCMQLTDFVLKFPHSARQKSVRVAWEKENINEKWKATRWAKKIEAREKKAKMTDFDRYKVMKAKKMRNRIIKHEVKRLQKAAIKKA; this is translated from the exons ATG GTTTTCAAGCGCTATGTTGAGATTGGCCGAGTTGCTTATATTTCATTTGGACCACATGCAGGGAAACTAGTTGCGGTAGTTGACATCATCGACCAAAACAGG GCTCTAGTTGATGGCCCTTGCAGTGGTGTCAGAAGGCAGGCTATGCCCTTCAAGTGCATGCAATTAACTGATTTTGTTCTGAAGTTTCCTCACAG TGCTCGTCAAAAAAGTGTGCGAGTTGCCtgggaaaaagaaaacattaatgaGAAGTGGAAGGCCACCAGATGGGCAAAAAAAATTGAGGCTAGGGAAAAG AAAGCCAAGATGACGGATTTTGATCGTTATAAGGTCATGAAAGCAAAGAAAATG AGAAATCGGATAATCAAACATGAAGTTAAGAGGCTTCAAAAGGCAGCTATCAAGAAAGCATAA